One Solirubrobacter pauli DNA segment encodes these proteins:
- a CDS encoding translation initiation factor encodes MADRRVVYSSSGGDQRKAPPADAVRARQNAGGRVKVKREVAGRRGKGVTTVYDLPLRDPELKALAGKLKKRCGVGGSVKDGVIELQGDHRDVVMEVLRAEGYDVVAAGG; translated from the coding sequence ATGGCCGATCGGCGAGTGGTGTATTCGAGCTCCGGTGGTGACCAGCGCAAGGCGCCGCCCGCGGACGCCGTCCGGGCGCGGCAGAACGCCGGCGGGCGCGTGAAGGTCAAGCGCGAGGTCGCCGGGCGCCGCGGCAAGGGCGTGACGACCGTGTACGACCTGCCGCTGCGCGACCCGGAGCTGAAGGCGCTCGCGGGCAAGCTCAAGAAGCGCTGCGGCGTCGGCGGGTCGGTCAAGGACGGCGTGATCGAACTGCAGGGCGACCATCGTGACGTGGTGATGGAGGTCCTGCGCGCCGAGGGCTACGACGTGGTCGCCGCCGGCGGCTGA
- a CDS encoding endonuclease/exonuclease/phosphatase family protein encodes MAAVGADVVCLQEVTARTAPLWRESLHAAGWPFVETAVAALPPKPTKRRLAVLTAARTPLERLPAPPVPWGERVLCCVADGIEVVNLHSPIAPSPELAKIRTHEAVAAYLREPSARPRVLCGDLNTPRRELEDGTLLTFAHDSAGRLRPERGERWDRAERALVRDLGWTDTWRTLHGYGTRDASWTFAGDKGGWRLDHVLLDGLTPVASSYAHDWRRAGLSDHSALVVDVQPPAATTS; translated from the coding sequence GTGGCCGCCGTCGGCGCGGACGTCGTCTGCCTGCAGGAGGTGACGGCGCGGACCGCGCCGCTGTGGCGGGAGTCGCTGCACGCGGCGGGGTGGCCGTTCGTCGAGACGGCGGTGGCCGCGCTCCCGCCCAAGCCGACCAAGCGCCGGCTCGCGGTGCTGACCGCGGCGCGCACCCCGCTGGAGCGGCTGCCCGCGCCACCGGTCCCCTGGGGCGAGCGCGTGCTGTGCTGCGTGGCCGACGGGATCGAGGTGGTCAACCTCCACTCCCCCATCGCGCCCTCGCCGGAGCTGGCGAAGATCCGCACGCACGAGGCGGTCGCGGCGTACCTGCGCGAGCCGTCCGCGCGGCCGCGGGTGCTGTGCGGCGACCTCAACACGCCACGCCGCGAGCTCGAGGACGGGACGCTGCTCACGTTCGCGCACGACTCGGCCGGACGGCTGCGCCCCGAGCGCGGCGAGCGCTGGGACCGCGCCGAGCGCGCGCTCGTGCGCGACCTCGGCTGGACGGACACCTGGCGCACGCTGCACGGCTACGGCACCCGTGACGCGAGCTGGACGTTCGCCGGCGACAAAGGCGGCTGGCGGCTGGACCACGTGCTCCTGGACGGGCTGACGCCCGTCGCGTCGAGCTACGCGCACGACTGGCGGCGCGCCGGCCTCAGCGACCACTCGGCGCTGGTGGTCGACGTTCAGCCGCCGGCGGCGACCACGTCGTAG